A genomic segment from Hemitrygon akajei unplaced genomic scaffold, sHemAka1.3 Scf000096, whole genome shotgun sequence encodes:
- the LOC140722986 gene encoding ribonuclease inhibitor-like: MSKSSCANPRRKLIGLTLENVGLTDSGAEDLLSALSTNPSLTELDLSDNKLGDSGVKLVFAALRNPECKIQKLRLREVGLTDSGAEDLVSALSTKPSLTELNLSGNELGDSGVKLVSAALRNPECKIQKLRLRDVGLTDSGTEDLISALSTNPSLTVLNLELNSLTDRSVPALRRLILTLLSLKLIELDGNRFSETGEKELRSLRGSRPGLIVILNI; the protein is encoded by the exons GCTGgagaatgtcggtctcacagattctggtgccgaggatctcctctccgctctcagtacaaacccatcactgacggagctggacctgagtgataataaactgggagattcaggagtgaaactggtgtttgcggctctgaggaacccagagtgtaaaatacagaaactgcg gctgagggaggtcggtctcacagattccggtgccgaggatctcgtctccgctctcagtacaaaaccatcactaacggagctgaacctgagtggtaatgaactgggagattcaggagtgaaactggtgtctgcggctctgaggaacccggagtgtaaaatacagaaactgcg gctgagggatgtcggtctcacagattctggtaccGAGGATCTcatctccgctctcagtacaaacccatcactgacggtgctgaaCCTGGAATtaaactctctgacagacagatccgttcccgctctccgccgcctcatattGACCCTCCTGAGTCTGAAGCTGAtcga gctggacgggaatcggttcagtgagaccggggagaaggaactgagatctctgcgggGATCCAGACCCGGACTGATAGTGAtcctgaacatctga